The Knoellia sp. S7-12 region ACGAAGGATGCTGTGTTGATGATCGAGCCCTTGCCCTGCTCGAGCATGTAGGGCAACGCCGCCTTGCAGCAGAGATAGACCGAGGTCAGGTTGACCTCCTGCACCTTGCGCCAGGCATCGAGGTCGGTGGTGAGGATCGAATCGTCCTCTGGCGGGCTGATACCCGCGTTGTTGAACGCGATGTCGACGCTGCCGAACTTCTCGTGGGCCTGCGCGAAGAGGGCGTCGACCTGGTCCTTGTCGGTGACGTCGCAGTGGACATAGGCTCCACCGATCTCGTCGGCAATGCGCTCACCGTTGGCGTCATCGAGGTCGCCGATGACGACCTTGGCCCCCTCCTCCGCGAAGCGACGCACCGTCGCGAGCCCGATGCCGGAGCATCCCCCGGTGACGACGGCGACCTTGCCTGCAAGCCGATCTCCCATGTGCTGCTGCCCTTCCGTTCAGTGTGTTCAGTGCTCGGTGCTGATGAAGACGTTCTTGACCTCGGTGAAGGCGTCGAGGGCGTCAGGGCCGAGTTCGCGCCCGATGCCGCTTGCCTTGTAGCCACCGAACGGCGTCGAGTAGCGCACGCTGCTGTGGCTGTTCACCGAGAGGTTGCCTGCCTCGACCGCACGCGCCACCCGAATGGCCCGGCCGACATCGCGCGTCCAGATCGAACCCGACAGCCCGTATGCCGTGTCGTTGGCCAACCGGATCGCGTCGGCTTCGTCGTCGAACGGGAGCACGGCCACGACGGGACCAAAGATCTCGTCCTGCCAGACCGGGTCCGTGGTGGAGCCCGGGAGGACGACCGTCGGCGGGTACCAGTAGCCGGCACCCTCGGGGGCTGAGCCGCGGAAGGCGATGTCGACGTCGGTCTCGGAGTCCTCGATGAAGGCGCGCACTCGGTCCCGTTGTCCGGCGCTGATGAGCGGACCCATCTGGGTGGCTTCGTCACTCGGTGCACCGACGCGCACGCCCTTGATGCCTGCCTCAAACCGCTCCATGAAAGCGTCCAGCACGTTGCGCTGCACGAGGATTCGCGTTCTGGCGCAGCAGTCCTGGCCGGCGTTGTCGAGGAAGGACATCGGCGCCGCTCCCGCTGCGACATCGAGATCCGCGTCGTCGAAGATGATGTTGGCGGACTTGCCGCCGAGCTCGAGGGTGACCCGTTTGAGCTGGTCGGCGGCCTTGCGCATGATGCCCTGCCCGACGGCGGTGGAGCCCGTGAAACAGACCTTGCGCACGTCGGGGTGGGTGACGAAGCGCTCCCCCACGATCGAGCCCTTGCCCGGCAGGACGGTGAACACACCCTCTGGCACACCGGCCTCGAGGGCCAGCTCACCGAGCCGCATGGCAGTCAGAGGCGTCAGCTCGGCTGGCTTGAGGACCACCGTGTTGCCGGCGGCCAGGGCGGGCGCAAGGCCCCAGCCCGCGATGGGCATGGGGAAGTTCCACGGGACGATGATCGACACGACCCCGAGGGGTTCCTTGAAGGTGACGTTGATCCCTCCCGCCACGGGGATCTGCTGCCCGAAAAGGCGTTCTGGCGCAGCCGAGTAGTAGTTCAGGACGTCCCGGAAGTTGCCCGCTTCCCAGAGTGCGTTGCCGATGGTGTGACCGGCGTTCTCGACCTCGAGGGCCGCGAGCTCGTCGAGATGGTCGTCGACGACCTCACTGAAGCGACGCAGAATCCGGCCCCGGTCGGCCGGGGCCATCTCCCGCCAGGTCGGGCCCACCTCGGCGGCGCGAGCGATCGCCTCGTCGGTCTCCTCGACCCCGACGAGGTCGATGGTGCGCACCGTCTCCTCGGTCGCCGGGTTGATCACATCGTGCACAGTCATGCGGTTACAGCCTTTCGAAGCCTCGGATGCGTTCCCAGTCGGTCACTGCGGCGTCGAATGCCTTGAGCTCGACGTCC contains the following coding sequences:
- a CDS encoding 3-oxoacyl-ACP reductase: MGDRLAGKVAVVTGGCSGIGLATVRRFAEEGAKVVIGDLDDANGERIADEIGGAYVHCDVTDKDQVDALFAQAHEKFGSVDIAFNNAGISPPEDDSILTTDLDAWRKVQEVNLTSVYLCCKAALPYMLEQGKGSIINTASFVAVMGAATSQISYSASKGGVLSMSRELGVQFARQGVRVNALCPGPVNTPLLRELFAADEERAARRLVHVPMGRFGEPEEMANAVLFLASDESSFITANTFLVDGGISGAYVTPV
- a CDS encoding aldehyde dehydrogenase family protein, with the protein product MTVHDVINPATEETVRTIDLVGVEETDEAIARAAEVGPTWREMAPADRGRILRRFSEVVDDHLDELAALEVENAGHTIGNALWEAGNFRDVLNYYSAAPERLFGQQIPVAGGINVTFKEPLGVVSIIVPWNFPMPIAGWGLAPALAAGNTVVLKPAELTPLTAMRLGELALEAGVPEGVFTVLPGKGSIVGERFVTHPDVRKVCFTGSTAVGQGIMRKAADQLKRVTLELGGKSANIIFDDADLDVAAGAAPMSFLDNAGQDCCARTRILVQRNVLDAFMERFEAGIKGVRVGAPSDEATQMGPLISAGQRDRVRAFIEDSETDVDIAFRGSAPEGAGYWYPPTVVLPGSTTDPVWQDEIFGPVVAVLPFDDEADAIRLANDTAYGLSGSIWTRDVGRAIRVARAVEAGNLSVNSHSSVRYSTPFGGYKASGIGRELGPDALDAFTEVKNVFISTEH